The Parachlamydiales bacterium genome has a segment encoding these proteins:
- a CDS encoding TerC/Alx family metal homeostasis membrane protein, whose product MIFSAEVYPWIIFHILIIIAIAIDLLVSPKMEGKNGIKFSLYASLAWITVAVLYGFWIWEERGPIDASNYFTGYLVEKALSVDNLFVFLVLFRTFKTPEKYRRKVLFWGVIGAVLMRAIFIFVGIALIKEFSWILDIFAVFLLVMSYKLLFKDEQGEIPKVVDWLQSRLRVTSGYRNGHWLVKENGKLYATPLLVVLLAIELTDVVFAIDSIPAVMGITQDPYIVYTSNIFAVLGLRALYFAMSSLLELFHYLNQGLAIILFFIAVKIFMEGYYHVPNLISLSIVALVLTLSAVASLVFPKKE is encoded by the coding sequence ATGATATTTTCTGCTGAAGTATACCCTTGGATCATATTCCATATTTTGATCATTATTGCTATTGCAATTGATCTGTTGGTATCTCCGAAGATGGAGGGGAAAAATGGAATCAAGTTTTCCCTTTACGCTAGCTTAGCTTGGATCACGGTAGCTGTTTTATATGGTTTTTGGATATGGGAAGAGCGTGGACCTATAGATGCATCCAACTACTTTACGGGGTATTTAGTTGAAAAGGCGCTAAGTGTGGACAACTTGTTTGTTTTCTTAGTGCTTTTCCGAACCTTCAAAACGCCAGAGAAATACCGACGGAAAGTTCTATTCTGGGGGGTCATTGGTGCTGTCCTCATGCGTGCTATCTTTATCTTCGTTGGCATAGCCCTCATTAAGGAGTTTAGCTGGATATTAGATATCTTTGCAGTCTTCTTACTTGTAATGTCTTACAAGCTGTTATTTAAAGATGAACAGGGTGAAATTCCCAAGGTTGTAGATTGGCTTCAAAGTAGGCTTAGGGTGACATCGGGTTATCGCAATGGACATTGGTTAGTGAAAGAAAATGGTAAGTTGTATGCTACACCACTCCTTGTTGTGCTATTAGCGATTGAATTAACGGATGTTGTTTTTGCCATAGATTCCATTCCGGCTGTCATGGGGATTACGCAAGACCCTTATATTGTCTATACGTCTAATATTTTTGCTGTGCTTGGTCTGAGGGCCTTGTATTTCGCTATGAGTTCTTTACTGGAGCTATTCCATTATCTGAATCAGGGATTGGCAATTATTCTCTTTTTCATCGCAGTTAAAATTTTCATGGAAGGGTACTATCACGTTCCTAATCTTATTTCTCTAAGTATTGTAGCTTTGGTATTAACTTTGAGTGCTGTAGCTTCATTAGTTTTTCCTAAAAAGGAATAA
- a CDS encoding transporter substrate-binding domain-containing protein has product MANFSLNNIFEYYRKPFVRIPLLIILGLLVLWGILRSCSDEAMRKDYFRIGRDVTWYPLDLGGKEQNMVGFTNDLFDEISGMEDLHLEIFDVTSKSLIFGLERGNWEGALSSMPADVVNRQKYEFSKPLYILGYVLLVPIDSTIKSFDDIDGKIIGILKEQALESSIAQKDAIFTPYPRISKAIEDLSANRIDAVIIDFVSSQRYLQGVYSKKIKIVTAPSQEDSIRLVAKKGTSGAYLIKRFDVGLEKMIRDGSYEKMLVKWSLASQQ; this is encoded by the coding sequence ATGGCCAATTTTTCGTTAAATAATATTTTTGAGTACTATCGTAAGCCTTTTGTACGTATACCCTTGCTTATAATATTAGGGTTGTTAGTCCTATGGGGGATTTTGCGTTCCTGCTCAGATGAAGCCATGAGAAAAGATTATTTCCGCATCGGCAGGGATGTGACGTGGTATCCATTAGACTTAGGCGGTAAAGAACAAAACATGGTGGGCTTTACCAATGATCTTTTTGATGAGATTTCCGGAATGGAGGATCTTCACCTGGAGATTTTTGATGTGACCTCGAAAAGTTTAATATTTGGGTTGGAACGCGGAAATTGGGAAGGAGCTCTTTCATCTATGCCTGCAGATGTCGTCAACCGTCAGAAATATGAGTTTTCAAAACCCTTATATATCCTAGGATATGTTTTATTAGTTCCTATAGACTCTACAATCAAAAGCTTTGACGATATCGACGGCAAAATCATCGGTATATTAAAAGAACAAGCATTAGAATCTTCGATTGCACAGAAAGATGCTATATTTACACCCTATCCCCGTATTTCAAAAGCGATAGAGGACCTTTCAGCTAATCGGATCGATGCTGTGATCATTGATTTCGTGTCCTCTCAACGTTATCTACAAGGTGTATATTCCAAAAAAATTAAAATAGTGACCGCTCCTTCTCAAGAAGACTCCATTCGATTGGTAGCAAAAAAAGGGACAAGCGGAGCTTATTTGATAAAACGCTTTGATGTGGGTTTGGAAAAAATGATTAGAGATGGCTCCTACGAAAAAATGCTCGTTAAGTGGAGCCTTGCTTCCCAACAATGA